The following are encoded together in the Ictalurus punctatus breed USDA103 chromosome 1, Coco_2.0, whole genome shotgun sequence genome:
- the galnt11 gene encoding polypeptide N-acetylgalactosaminyltransferase 11, with translation MGSVTLRYFCYGCLFTSLTWSILLFLYFSLSQESRLSSSHVPVQGVQHRFQPRFTRRPAPPNRAHGHDGRRNDLSPEMGMIYNEKDQEVRDTGYHRHAFNVLISNRIGYHRDLPDTRNEKCKAKTYPLALQTASVVICFFNEAFSALLRTVHSVLDRTPSYLLHEIVLVDDNSELDDLKQDLDMYIHTNLPDKVKLVRNKRREGLIRGRMIGASHATGEVLVFLDSHCEVNEAWLQPLLSPIKENRRTVVCPVIDIISADTLLYSPSPIVRGGFNWGLHFKWDPVPVSELNNPSGAIRSPTMAGGLFAMDREYFNELGQYDSGMDIWGGENLEISFRIWMCGGQLLIMPCSRVGHIFRKRRPYGSPGGQDTMARNSLRLAHVWMDEYKEQYFALRPELRNRDFGDISDRLAVRERLQCRSFKWYLDHVYPEMQLSSPQNKAQPPVFFNRGVKRPKVLQRGRLRNLLAKKCLVAQGRPSQKGGTVVVRPCDSQDPEQEWVYDEEHELILAGLLCLDMSEIRSSDPPRLMKCHGSGGSQQWSLGKNNRLYQVSVGQCLAVLDPLSHKGYVAMAICDGSEGQQWQLEA, from the exons ATGGGCAGTGTCACTCTCCGCTACTTCTGTTATGGCTGCCTCTTCACGTCTCTGACGTGGTCCATCCTGCTCTTCCTCTACTTCAGCCTGAGTCAGGAGAGCCGCCTGTCCTCCAGCCATGTGCCCGTCCAGGGGGTGCAGCACCGCTTCCAGCCCCGCTTCACCCGCCGCCCCGCCCCGCCCAACAGAGCACACGGACACGACGGTCGCCGCAATGACCTCTCGCCTGAGATGG GAATGATCTACAATGAGAAGGATCAGGAAGTGAGGGATACGGGCTACCACAGACACGCCTTCAACGTCCTCATCAGCAACAGGATCGGATACCACCGGGACCTGCCAGACACCAGGAATGAaaa GTGTAAAGCGAAGACGTATCCGTTGGCGTTACAGACGGCCAGCGTGGTGATCTGCTTCTTCAACGAGGCCTTCTCGGCGCTGCTCAGGACGGTGCACAGCGTCCTGGACCGGACGCCCAGTTACCTCCTGCACGAGATCGTCCTGGTGGACGACAACAGCGAGCTAG atgaCCTGAAGCAGGATCTggatatgtacatacacactaaCCTGCCTGACAAAGTGAAGTTGGTGCGCAATAAGAGGAGAGAAGGACTGATCAGGGGGAGGATGATCGGAGCCTCACAtgctacag GTGAGGTCTTGGTGTTCCTGGACAGTCACTGTGAGGTGAACGAGGCGTGGCTGCAGCCGTTGCTGAGCCCGATTAAAGAGAACCGCCGCACGGTGGTGTGTCCCGTCATCGACATCATCAGCGCGGACACGCTGCTCTACAGCCCCTCTCCCATCGTCAGAGGGGGCTTTAACTGGGGGCTGCACTTTAAATGGGACCCTGTTCCTGTATCGGAGCTCAACAACCCCAGCGGAGCCATCAG GTCTCCTACGATGGCCGGGGGTCTGTTCGCAATGGACCGAGAATACTTCAACGAGCTCGGACAGTACGACAGCGGCATGGACATCTGGGGCGGAGAAAACCTAGAGATCTCATTCAGA atctGGATGTGTGGAGGTCAGCTCCTGATCATGCCCTGCTCGAGAGTGGGCCACATTTTCCGTAAGCGGCGTCCGTACGGTTCTCCCGGAGGACAGGACACGATGGCGCGGAATTCCCTGCGTCTGGCCCACGTCTGGATGGATGAGTACAAG GAGCAGTACTTTGCCCTGCGTCCTGAGCTCAGGAACCGTGACTTCGGGGACATCAGTGACCGTCTGGCCGTGCGCGAGCGCCTGCAGTGTCGCTCCTTTAAGTGGTATCTAGATCACGTTTACCCAGAAATGCAGCTGTCCTCACCTCAGAACAAAGCCCAGCCCCCTGTCTTCTTTAACCGCGGCGTCAAGAGGCCCAAAGTGCTGCAGCGTGGCCGG CTGCGTAATCTGCTGGCCAAGAAGTGTTTGGTGGCTCAGGGGCGTCCCAGCCAGAAGGGCGGCACTGTCGTGGTGAGACCCTGCGATTCTCAGGACCCTGAACAG gAGTGGGTGTATGATGAGGAGCACGAGCTGATCCTGGCCGGCTTGCTGTGTTTGGACATGTCGGAGATCCGCTCATCCGATCCTCCTCGCCTCATGAAGTGTCACGGCTCGGGTGGCTCTCAGCAGTGGAGTCTCGGG AAGAATAATCGTCTGTACCAGGTGTCCGTGGGTCAGTGTCTGGCCGTCCTCGACCCGCTCAGCCATAAAGGTTACGTTGCCATGGCGATCTGCGACGGCTCTGAGGGCCAGCAGTGGCAGCTAGAGGCATGA